Proteins co-encoded in one Bremerella sp. TYQ1 genomic window:
- a CDS encoding beta-hydroxyacyl-ACP dehydratase, translated as MRWFWIDKFIEFESGKSAKSVKCVSLAEDHLHDHFLFLPVMPHSLVIEGIAQTGGLLAGEVYDFRERVVLAKVAKATFHCSAHPGDQLTYSVTMNDIRENGAYISATSHKGDQLHAEVEMFFAHLSDKDHQNRELFFPADFLAMLRLLKLYDVGKAKDGSPLQPPEYMLEAECTAARAPSTLEPNP; from the coding sequence ATGCGCTGGTTTTGGATCGACAAGTTCATCGAATTCGAGAGTGGCAAGTCGGCCAAGTCGGTCAAGTGTGTCTCGTTGGCCGAGGATCACCTGCACGACCACTTTCTCTTTTTGCCGGTCATGCCGCATTCGTTGGTGATCGAAGGCATTGCTCAGACGGGTGGCCTTTTAGCCGGTGAAGTATACGACTTCCGTGAACGTGTTGTGCTGGCGAAAGTCGCCAAAGCGACGTTTCACTGCTCGGCACACCCCGGCGATCAGCTGACCTATTCGGTCACGATGAACGACATACGTGAGAATGGCGCCTACATTTCGGCGACAAGCCACAAAGGGGATCAGCTTCACGCAGAAGTCGAGATGTTCTTCGCCCATTTGAGCGATAAAGATCATCAGAATCGCGAGTTGTTCTTTCCCGCCGACTTCCTCGCCATGCTACGACTGCTAAAGCTATACGATGTAGGCAAAGCAAAGGACGGCTCGCCTCTTCAGCCGCCAGAATACATGCTTGAAGCGGAGTGTACAGCGGCTCGTGCTCCATCCACGTTAGAGCCGAATCCGTAA
- a CDS encoding acyl carrier protein, whose product MAPSDDEVFEKVREALVDALGVDEEEVVPEATMVGDLGAESIDFLDIVFRLEKAFGITIPRDELFPEDILTNAEYVQGGKVTDEGLAELKKRMPFADLSKFEANPVVSDFGNLLTVNDMCSYVKSKLA is encoded by the coding sequence ATGGCACCCTCGGATGACGAAGTTTTTGAAAAGGTCCGCGAAGCCTTGGTAGACGCCCTGGGCGTTGACGAGGAAGAAGTGGTACCGGAGGCCACCATGGTCGGCGATCTGGGTGCCGAGTCGATTGACTTCCTGGACATCGTGTTCCGCCTGGAAAAGGCTTTTGGCATTACTATTCCGCGTGACGAATTGTTCCCGGAAGACATTCTGACCAACGCCGAATATGTTCAGGGTGGCAAAGTCACCGACGAAGGTTTGGCCGAACTGAAGAAACGCATGCCGTTTGCCGATCTGAGCAAGTTCGAAGCAAACCCGGTCGTTTCTGACTTCGGTAACCTGCTGACCGTCAACGATATGTGCAGCTACGTTAAGTCGAAGCTGGCCTAA
- a CDS encoding 3-hydroxyacyl-ACP dehydratase FabZ family protein, translating into MKFSLIDQISEIHPGERISAVKCLTLAEEYLQDHFPRFPVMPGVLMLEAMTQTGAWLVRVTNNFSHSLTVLKEARNVKYGNFVEPGEMLIVKAELVKMDGNLASLKVSGELNGSVAVSSRIVLESYNSSGTDEPNSSDLNAIRILKNQYNLLYRQKASV; encoded by the coding sequence ATGAAGTTCAGTCTGATCGATCAAATCTCGGAGATTCATCCCGGCGAGCGGATTTCAGCGGTCAAATGTTTGACGTTGGCCGAAGAGTACTTACAAGATCACTTCCCGCGTTTCCCGGTCATGCCGGGCGTATTGATGCTGGAAGCAATGACCCAAACGGGAGCTTGGTTGGTTCGCGTCACGAACAACTTCAGCCACAGCCTGACGGTGTTGAAAGAAGCCCGTAACGTGAAGTACGGCAACTTCGTCGAACCCGGTGAGATGCTGATCGTGAAGGCCGAGTTGGTCAAGATGGACGGAAACCTGGCCTCGCTGAAGGTGTCCGGCGAATTGAACGGCAGTGTGGCGGTCAGTTCGCGGATTGTCCTGGAAAGTTATAACTCGTCGGGAACCGACGAACCGAACAGTTCGGATCTGAATGCGATCCGGATTTTGAAAAATCAATACAACCTGCTGTATCGCCAGAAAGCGTCGGTATAA